The following DNA comes from Camelus dromedarius isolate mCamDro1 chromosome 6, mCamDro1.pat, whole genome shotgun sequence.
GCTATCAAGCTCTACTACTGCCACAGCCTGATTCACCTTCAGCTGATGCTCCAATATCTTGTTTGGCTCTCTcagcaggttttctctttctctcaccatCTTCTCCATTATCTGAACTATGTGTTTCTGGAGACTTCTCTTCTGAGCcgccacctgctgctgctgctcctgcagtttctgtttcagcagctcctgttccttctcagctgtctccttccaggtccactcttctgccccaggaaggtattagagagggaaaaaaataggcaAGGATTGACCTCCACCCTCCTGAGCTCAGAGGCCAAACCAAATTAAAGAGTGAGGTAGGAAATCTCTGAAGTCCTCCCCCAAAACCCCATGTCCACACCATCGAGAACACACTtcagaatgtgagagaaaaggCTCTGCCTGTCTGGCGTCCAAccacagttccctttgctgtttccAGATGCAGCAAGGTtgttccacagaaaggaaggaagctccgGTATTGGAAAAGTTTtgctctcacacctgtcagagggcACTGCAAGAACATACACATCCCACTGTGAGCCCAGCCCTACCCTGTACCTGCTTTGGGCTTCTCCCCATCAGTGAGGGCtttatctgcctgcaggatttctctagtgcCATCTGGGACTGCAGAAACCTCTGGAGGAACTCATTTGCCTGAGGAACCAAGGAGGAGCACAGAAATTAGATTTCCAATAGGGAAATTAGTGATGCAAAGACAACTAAGTCCATGTAACTTTTGCTTCAAGTTTAAAGTTCCACAGTGGTTCCTTACAATGAGTCCAAGCTCCTTAGAGTgacctgtctctctccagtctcttacccagtgctacttccttctccccactctagAATCCAGCCTATCAGAATCATGTTCAGTTCTACAAACCCCAAATCTCTGGTGCTTTTACATATCTGCTTTCCCAGTGTGAAATAGTACCTCTAAATTGTGCTGATGTTCTCCTCTGCCACTAGCTGGTTATAAATTTAGACAACTTATTTTAACCTGCCTATGCTTCTCAGTtgagatctttaaaatgttgataatgtagATGCTTCTTAATGCTATTTGAAAGATTAAGTTAAAGAGTCTAGGGAAAGAGCTTAACATTTTGGCTATAGGAAACAGCAGTTCAATATATATTAGTtgcattattattgtttattattattatcattattatcattatcattattattaattattatattattattattattattattattatatttgtttctaacACCTAAGTAGCTCTTTCCTGAGTGTTATAGCTTGCCTATGTAGTTGACTTCCTGTCTCACTTGTGATCATCCTTGTGTACAAAGACTGACTTGTAATTTGTCAGTGCTCAACTCGTCAAATATGTTGTtgagtaaaaaaaatgaataatttctgttcTATCTCTTGtggatttaagaaatctgtacTCATGTTTGGGAGTTGATATTTGTACTCTCTTCAGGAATAAATAGCATGCAGTGAACCTTAAAAGCCACAGCTGTTTGAATGGCCCCATACACTCTCTTTATGCATGCATGGAGCTGCACTCTCAGATTTTCAGGAGACCCCTTTGAGTATTCTGTAGGTTCCCCATGTTTCCCTTATTCCTCACCTTCACTCCTTTCATGGGcacttggtaattttccttttcaataatttcctttgctttcctgtagagttcatgacctccaggaacagagaaagttccTGCTGAGATACTTTTTATTAGAGTCTTTGAAAGCTGATCAAGTTTAGTCTGGCAATATTTGATTAATGTCTCTTCATTCTGCATCAAGAAatcatctttcttattctttatgatttcctagagggaagaaagatagagggctgtcaccagaagcaaggaacagaggaagtaaatttccaaaggatCTGGTAGAAGAATTGGTCTAACTGTGTTCCTCATGAGAAAAGTATTCTGTTGGAGGACATGTAATAAAACAGCAGTCACAAGATTTGATTTATTCACAGCTCTGAAAACTCTGGAAGACCATGGGGAAGTTCCCTAACCTCCTTTGGGTATTTCATCTGAGCTGTTGGAGTTGCATTACCTAATCTCTCTGGTTCCTTGAAGCTGCCACATTCAGTGATGCTGTCTTCAATGATAGATACAACAAGGAACAACCTAAGCTGAAAGTGGCCTGAGATGtggatctgaaaagagaaattttggttcccagccataggagtgtgttcacagaaaaagaagccagctaaagaatgtcttgggtgttctggacaggcttggaatccacagaagtatttatttcaagaggatatctatactgatttttcattgaaggtcAAAGGGAGTTCCAGATAAACTGCCTGAGTTCTGgcagtcaaaaaagaaggaaatgtagtccTTTGAAACTCTGTCCCTCATGAGAACATGGGCTACTTTATCCTTGAGTGAGAGATGAGCCATGGGACCGGTAACAACACTTCTAGGCTTCATTCTTCAAAGGGAGGCGACATAAAGTAAATACTAAGACAGATTACCACAAGGTTCCTCTGGAACTCCTGCTTGTCTTCCTTGAAGGAGTGCTCCATGAAGACTGCAGGGGCTTCCCTCTCACAGGCAGCATGcacctccagcagctcctgcagcatgTCTGTGGGGAAGCTCACTCGCTGGGCTATCTGCTCGCTGTAGTGGTTGTCTGCCTTCTGAATGgcagctgagttctccagctATGCCAGAGTTGTCACCGCGTTCTCCAAGCGAGGTACTGCTCCACTATTGATAGTATCCAGGTAGGTCACAACCAgagtcctcagccctgaagaagccaggaaatttaggggctaaatatcaagttatcagtcaatggctccaggattctgagactatgcttctagggtcatatacacatgcacacacacaaacacacacacgcacccctacCTCCTTCTActattatcaccttcattttcctactgactcttcatttttatggttttccaggccacaggactaaaaaagttaatatctacttctatctaacatactaggggctacctggaaaatacagtttctcatttcaaaaattgaaagcaatatagattacatagatagacagatgaggcaaagtgtaccatgtttaatttattcctaattctgaggctttgaatgtattttcagtgatttatgggctaatatttatttttggaccactctaaattctcaaaatatcttttgaattctccTTGTGAAGAACACTTATTGTATAggacttcctttgaaaacatgcagTATTCTGTTTTTACACCAAGAGAGTGATTATATTCTAAGTGGAGGATGTTTTCAGATAAGTGGGAGTCACCGATATCATTGACAAAAGTTgcaatttggggaaggaatttgtaaatcccccaaagtgagataattataaaCTATACAGATTTCTTCATGGAGTATAAAagtctgtaaaatcagaatcctttatagaatcaaacaaaaatactagaaagcacattatataaaatattcaacacataGCAGTCCcaatggaaatgggaaaaagagactcACCTTTCTTAGTGACCATGATTCCTTCTGTGAGGGTCTTGGTCCTTGCATCAGTGAAGATGTgagaacagaaattttttgtttgctcctggAATTTAGGATCCAGTTGGTCTTCAGATACCATCCCAATattggctagaatttttttttcctatgttggccagtcaaagacaaaacacttccatcttggaaataaatgcctgatgCAGTCTCTCGGTAGATTGGATGTTTGGGCTTTGGGATTCttccctgagggacagaaaaacagGGGTTAGAGTGTGTAGAGTCTTGAGGCGAAGGGATTACAGGTGTTCATGGCAGGGATTTGTGTGTCTTTGCCATTTCTACACATAGAACTCTTTTAACATAGACATTCAATACTTCTTTGCACATCAGACTTATACCAATGATATAACTGCAGAGAAATTTAGGGAGACATCTGATCCAGTAAAGGAAACCTATGGCTGGTCTCTCCAGACATGCACATAGTAGAGTGGTTGTCTATGATGTGTTTGCTTAACTAGCAGCTAAAAGGATGAAAGGTCACATGAAACTTTCTGCTCAACTCAACCTCATGTAGGAATTGAGATGTGGAACCAAAAAGGAGAGCTACAAACAAGGGATCATGGACAGTAATTGGAATATTAGGAATGACAtcctcattatttaagaaaaactgttttgatgctaaaaataattgatgcagtgttatgtatttattagtaaaaacctctgaagtataaatgtacctgaaatataattttaaggtaTCACCACTAATCTATAAACTCTTTGAGGTAAATGTTTATATCTAGTCCTCTCCTGCCAGCCAATTTCTTAATAGCTGTTTTgagaaatcataaatagaaaCATGAAAGGAAGAATGACTAAATTGGGATTGATATTTCTCTCAAGGTTTCAATAGACACACATCCTTGGAAATGTaacccatgaaaataattttttaccttGTAATTAATTCATGGGTAAACATGTGGGAATTAGGAGAAAGCTATGATGTGGAAGGTAAAATGAATATTCTAATAATTGTCAGTATTATTGAAAAGGCATAGATTGTAAAGACAGTCACTTCTTCAGGTTTATTTAGAACATACAgtcattttgtagatgatataattatacaGGATTAGAAAGTTTTCTAGccctctttgaaaagaataatatgtgaaatctatattttgttcattagataagcttttcactgcagttttatgtctaacaattagctgattagttgttttcttcaacagagaaaaattgaTGGAACAGGAAACACAGTGTCCAGTCTTTAGAATGTTTCATCACCCATGTAAATCTGGAtgctaaatttaaagatgtataaaaaacaaattgatTTTGAGTAATTTCACTTTACACTTTACTTTTCTTGAGTAAACTTCAACTGTAGCCCCTAGATCTTTGCAACCCACTTTCCAGCCACCATTTCCACAGACTTTGATTTAGtctcaaatacaaatgcaatcacAGAGATGAGGGATATTGTTTAGTAGATCCCACACTCTATCGGACCGTACACTGCCCAGGCCATACTCTGATACCTGGAATCAGCTTCAGGGCATTCTCCAAGTACTCATCTTCTGTGATAGGCTGACCACATAACTGCAGCTCCAGGGTGAAATCCCATACAGTCCAGATaaattctggaaagaaattcacaaattctgtggaatcttCTACTCTATCAGGTGTTTGAGAGGACTTTGCCCTGATGTTTTGCAAGCTCTGTCGCATAACTAACATTTGGTTAGGGAAAAAAACTCACTACCAACAATTCCCACATTtctctagtataaaaatattataaacacactCTTTTGCCATGGGTCCCCTCTGCTCCAACCAAGAAAACTAAATGACAGGAAAGGAGAGACTGACTCTATCCTCATTCCCATGAATTCAGTGAATCATGGTGGTTCAGGACCTGGAAGGATACTGCAGTtgctccagggcctggtggttgatggtgctcatGCTGTTCTAGACAAAGCTACTGCAGAGAACCACGGCCAGGGCAAAGATCCATGAATCCTTCTTAGACTCATCCTAGAAAGCACATTAGAACAAGAGAGTTAGAAGTTTACCCCTACATTAGAAATTCATCTGTACACTTCTTCaatcatggtttcatttattatttcagctaacatactcaccatgcaaagaaattgaagacagatgtaaatgcagatatcaactttgacaattacagagacatttcttgtgtttgcaaatttttcatatataaaaggattCTAGTGTTCacagtgctttctttttcctcaattggataaagtaaaataacatatacagaaaaactaatactgtacctgttgtgtaattaggaattcagtgatgagtgtgggcacttattcattctgcatatatttattaatcagaGTCCATATAAAATACACCATAGTTGGCATAACTGggtatttaaattatatgcaatcaataaatacttgcaggaagctactaaatatcccccactgttcttagattttaaaaaagcaatgctaaaaatgaaaattttctttcaacatgATTATTTCAAAACAGTGGACAAACATCCATAACAGTAAGTGCAACAAAGTTAGAAGTATCTGTAAAAGGCTTACTCTCAGTAATGTATATAAGCAGTGAAACCTATAGCTAtaacagaaaactaaaatttagaagtctatcaaggaagaacagagctatgaaatttggagaaagaatatgTGATCTGAAAGCTTCCTCAATGTCTTGAGCTGAATATTAAAGAACTGGTAAATgtggaactgaagaaatgaaggtgatcccatagacaggaaaacccagagaaacaaaattagagatgggagaagacaggggTCTTGTAGTTAGAACAGAGTCAtttgagggcagagggcaagtggaGAAGTTAAGGTGAGTTTCATGAAGCCTAATCAAGGGCCCTAAAGCCCAGGCTAAGTTGTATAAATCATAGCATTGTCTAAATGATGGCATAAActggaaatagtttttttttattataaatggcatgTAAAGTTGCTCCCAGTGTAAATGCAAAAACTGTGGTTTATGTTGAGAAGATTCTAAATGGGTGTTTGGGGGGATAAGAGtctattcattactttctttccccaaaacccagtttttaaaaataatcaattaggaTAAGGAGAAGTAGCATTTATGacaaacaattatttcaacaGCAAGATTATATCATTGTTtgatatatggctttaaaaataagaagactTTCTAACTCCTGTTGAGAAAAAAGACAGAGCTATAAAAATgtaggtactatttccaaataaatctcaaaacggggaaaggagggatagttcatttcacccattagcagaaagctaaaacaccaaaaatccattttaaaatgtttcttgtagGACAAAACTTACTTTTATAGAACTTGCACATTCAGAGGTGTCTCACAGATTTCCAGAACACTCTGTGAGTAGGTGATGAACTtcatcatagaaaatgtaaacctGTCTCTAAAATCCAACCCTCAAATACACTCTTCACCTTGTAGCTAAGAAGGTGAATCAGAAATTTTTCCTCACTCGCAGATTGATACGTCTCCTCTTTCTTAGTTATGCTTAACTGTAAGTTCTCAAAACCAGTAAGGTGCTGCCTGGAttgcctttcaaaactgaagcactTATTCCCCCAGCTGTTGGGAGTGCTGGTGGAAGACAGTCTTCAGGTGTCAGCCCTCTTAATTAGAAAGGCTTCTGgagcagctcttcaaaaatgtatcagcaCCCCTGTCCCAAAATCAGGATAACTCAAAAAATCCAATCCAGCCATGGAGCTCCCAtgaaattcccagaaattggggatTGCAATGCAATGTAAATTCTTCTTCTCTCCAGCCTGCTTCTTTCCCAATTACATGGTATTAAATCTGACTGCAGATAATGTCTTGTCAATTGAACTAAAGACTCTTTTAGGGCAGGACATTTACTTTGGTCACTGATATCTACAATGCTAAGTCCAAAGGCCTGGAACTCAGCCGTTCAATAATGACTTACTAAATGTAATCAAGTCATCCACACagtgccaagaaataaaagaatttatctaAGACACTATGATAACTTACCTAGAAGTGAGATTCAAACAAAACATAGTTTGccttatttactataattgatttctagattttacagattaaagcagtaaaatttctaggaccatggagagataaggggaaaatccagaataaaaaggATTTAATTGTGAATTTCTGCTTTACTATTCACACATCCCCCAGGCTCTAATTGTGCAGACGGACCACCAGAGTACGATTGGGCTTGCGTGGGTGAGGCACACACTACATCCAGATGCCCTTGGTTTCAGACTGCACTGTAGAGTCTAGAGGAAAccctgtgaggagaggggagaaagcagcatTCAGTTAGAGCAGATAATCTAAACAACCAAGGGGCTACAGAGTCAGATCTATTGGAATGTCAGTATCCCAGCTTACGAGTTGGTGCTTTCTCCGTTTCCTCAAGAATGTCCTACTTTGTGTGTCAtctgtttcaaggaggaaggaacattaattgtgataaagataccaagcaagggctcaacatagaggcaaaggggaatccatgaatcagacaaaatggaagtcATTGATAACCATAACAAGAGTATCTTGAAAGAACGGTGAGgttcaaagccagagagaaatggactgaagacagacatgggaagagaaaaaggtgggaaaaatatcaagattatattttttgtcagacaaatttttcaaaagtggggagaggtgttAGCCACAGTAGTATATgacatacaggaaatatttttaagattatagacatttgaacacatttatatgttGATGAGTATAgtccataaaaaagcaaaatgtgtttcaagagcAAGTAGACACAATTGCAAGAGTCCAGTGCTTAAGCATGTAAAATAAGGTAGGATTGTGAGAATtggtaggagaaattttgctttacaggaataaaacatacaatatgataatgaattacaGTAAGACAGTGGTTTAGCAGTGAGAAATAGGAGTGGAAAGTTGATATGTTAATAGAAGTTTGGTTCTCCCTACACAAGATcaggacaaaaattaagaagctgaGGTATTTGCTAGAATCAAGCAATTGGTCCTTGACCCAGTACAACACTCACCATGATTCTGACCTGCAAGATGGTTCATAAAGTAGGATTTCCCTGTATGATACGGCCCTACAATGGCCACCACCAGCACTGGCAAAGAAATCTCACCAAGAATCTGCAGAGATTTTTGGTTCACTGAAAGCACCTTGACACTTTCCAGCAGACAAATGGGGTCCATCATTTTGGGTCTGGATGCCATGGCAACCTGCCAACCTAGAAGAGCTTCTTAGtggaaatcagattataaagTCATTCTCTAACTCAGACTTATACAAAGCATCTATCAACTTAGGATAAGGTAAGTAAGAGTTCTGTGCTTTCCATGAGACAAAATGTAACCTAGAATTAGCATACTGCAGAGGTTTTCCCCCATCATTCCCTCAAGTCTCTCATGATATTggtagtgaaataatataatatcactctccaaactgttatttcaaaataataatataattaaagttattgttaTGATGCACTGAAGGCCTACAATATACCAAGCCCTTTGATAATAACTTACATATCCAGCTAAACTGATATTCACAAGAGactgaaagttagaaattaaCATAACTACTTTGGAAATGAGGTAAATGGTTCTCACAAAGGCTGAGTGAATGTCATTGAGAAAGGATTGAAATTCTACATACTTGAGCAAAATGACAGAATAGCAAACTCTAAGCTCTTGTTTCCCCAAGGAGatataaacaacaaccaaaatactAGCTAGAATAACCTTACAGTAGTTCCATAAAACAGTCAAAGGTccaaagcaaccaaccaaataccaaatcaagaaacagcctcattcaaaatggtaggaaattctgtggtttttctgttgCCCTCGGTCCCCATTGTGGTAAGGTCTTTAAGGAAGTGGCAAATCATTTCCCAATTCCCTCCCCTGattcagagagagggaattttataatgttctaacctgtcagggctgcctcttcaggtctctgtttcacttcacatgaaactcagggaagggtGGCAAAGGGGTAGGTGGTGGTAAAACTTGGATATCTggtggaaagaagcagcaggtatttctcaaggaaaaatgtggagagacaaCTCCACAGATGCCTAGAGCAAGAGGTTaccagtgaatatataaaatagactatcTAAGGCATCAATTGAGTTTCCAAttccctttttcaaaataaacagagcagagcaggctgcatttacaatgttctgacatctcatgggctgcctgaaggactgttatcttttcccttatttggatcttaggcagggagaagcagtgggcaTTGCTTGGGAAAGCTCCAGGGAGAATGACCTGCAGACACCTATGACAAGATATTATGGGTGTGTGATATTGAGATGTATAATAAGAAACACAAATTTGATCATTGTCCTTATTCCTGGTATATAGCTCTTAAAACCCTatgtgatgagagagatgaaattatttttcttgtaacttttggtcttttgtcctcaattcctaaaatagctccagactgataaagatgaaaggagagtcttttgttatttataacaagcaCCTTTCAACAacaactgagtttatgttaatgaggtgattttgtAAAGCCCCTAGATCACTTCAATGGAGTTGGTTCCTAGAGGAATCAATGTTATTAGAAAGTTGCAACATTTAGCCTGATGCTCCaaccactggggagcagagaagagatgaaagttgagttaatcaccaatgaCCAATAGTTTACTCAACCATATCTACCTAAgaagtcctccattaaaaaataaataaaacctaactgaaatggttcagagagtttctggcTTGATGAATATGTGGATGTTGTTAGAAGGTGGCACATCCAAAGGAGTCATGGAAGCTCCACATGCTTTTCTTGATAtctttccctttgcatctcctattttgctgtttataggctggatccttttttaaaataaaccagtaatctagtaagcaaactatccttcctgagttcttaagccatcctagcaaatcattgaacctggggaagagatgggtaactccaatgtacagccagttagtcagaagcacaggtgacaacctggatttgtaattgcatctgaactgaggagaagtcttgtgggactgagcccttaatctgtagGGTATAAACTAACTCTTGGAAGTTAGGGTCAGAATTGCTTATTGTGAAAAATTGCTCAAGTATGTGGTGACCAGAAATAAGTATAGAGAATagaaagttgagaagagaaactgaatttttctttttcttttcagggtggagACACACAATAGACAATCAAAAGTTCAAAGGAGGCATCCTTTgggaaattaatatacttaaaaggagcacatatatgggaaaactgaaaaagcaaaacacaggcccagggaagatgcatgctcaaaaaagcctaaaaagactTTAGAACTTCTCTTAAGTTTAATCCCAAGTTTCAAAATCAAGAGCCAGCTTAGGAAAAGACTTCCTTGTCAAAAGGCCAGTATACAAAGAATGGGAAAGGTGACTGCTTTCataaatgctcaattttcagggggtgggagggtaataACTCAGTAGTAAAGCATgtacttaacatgtccaaaatcCTGGGTTAAGTActgagtaccttcatttaaaataaataaatagataaataaatatccaatttttcaacaacaacaacaaaaatcacaaggcatacaaaataaatgaaaatatggcccttccaaaggaagaatataaagtggtaaaaaaaaaaaaaaaaaaaacaaccctgaggAAACATGTGCATTAGATGTTTTAGGCAAAGACTttagaataactttttaaaaatatgcttaaaaagctaaaggaaaactcagaaaaataactaaagaaaatcagaaaaacaatatatgaacaaaattagaaaatgaacaaggagataaaaataattaaaaaaggaaccaaactgaaattctgaggcTGGAAAATACAGTGAATGAAATTACACATTTTCTACAGGGAATTAGCCTTGGTGGTAAAGCTCAGGGTAAGAGcatttgaatacatataaagGGGATTAGACTTGCACAGGCAAAAAgactcagcaaacttgaagacaggacatttgaaattatcaagtctcaggagcagaaggaagaaataatttttttaaagtgaatacagcCTAACAAACTTATGGAATACTGTCACATAGACAGGAATATACATTATGAAAGTCcctaaagcagaagggagaggcagggcagagagattatttgaggaaataatggctaaaaaattcccaatgcaatgaaatatataaatctacaaatgcaagatattcaacaaactccagtaggataaataatcagagaccaatgctgaggcatattataatcaaactgtcaaaagacaaagagagaatcttgaaagtgACAAAAAGCAGTAACTCATCAAATCCAATAAGATTGTCAGtcaatttatcaacaaaatatttgtaggccagaaggcagtggaatgatatgtttaaattgctaaaaactgaGTGATGGGGTAGGGGGGAACCTACCAATGAAGAATACTGTTTCCAGAGGAGGGGGGTCAAGATGAGGGATAATAACTTCTCacagaaaagtgactgaaaactggcagaactcctATACAAACAAGATGTCAAGAGATATTTCCACATAATTAGGGAGGAGTAAAAACTTCAGGTTGGGACCTGTGCACCTAGGGAAggactaagaggaaaaggaagactgtgcAAATAGACCCTAACCCTGAGGAGTGAGTAGGTCAATCCACAGACTTggcatcccagtcctggggtcctgcaCAAAGGAGACAAATCCCCTTGGCTacttggagaaagactgaaacagatagaaaggctggagaagcctagactaGAAGGAGTGAATGGGTGCTGGTTTGCCACCAGACAGGTAGGAGACAGGTCAGCCTGAGCAACTACCACCTTACTGTAAATCCCAGGaagattttctattcaaataacaacaaaaagagtactgttgtggttatatctatatgagataaaaaagttatttcaagcactgttaaaagagacaaagaaggacattatgttaaaagagtcaagtttatctagaagataaacaattctaaatatgtatacctgaacctcagagttccaaaatatgtgaaataaacattgacaatattgagcaacagatcacttaacaataatacaatagtttaataccttacttgcaataataggtagaaaaaacagagtacttgaataacactataaattaattgaacctaacagacatatacagaacactctcatacaacaacaagagaaaacacgttttcccagatgggcatggaatatttccaaggatagaccatattttaggccacaaaacaagtcaacaaattttaaaaggttaaactcatacaaagtatcttttctgaacccaatgaaatgaaactggaaattaatagatggaataaaactgcaaagtctacaaatatgtgaaaactaaacaaaatacaattaagaataaaaataaactacctgAACATAATGAAGTCTATGTATGGAAAAACGCACAGGTAACATCATCCTCATAGGTAAACTACTGAAGActtttcccaccctcctgcctcccctttttgAGAAGGAGACTGCACACTTTAGGTCAATGTTCCCACACACTTGCTCCTTCTCCCGCTTGCcactcttcttctgtttcaggaggatgtcctgaatcttgagagatttaggcCAAGGTACTTAGCTGAGAAGGGTCAGGATTTTTGCAATTTAatcccataaatgaaaataagaatgaaaatgcaaatattgttttatattatattgagagacatatacatatatttagagagaggaagcaaatctaggaaaatgccaccagtgggtaaatctaggtgaaaaggatatgagattcccttgtaattgttttccaaggcaaatttgattttaaaaattaagtactaaAAACACAATTATACCATGGTTCTTCTGGCATATTTCTGATTGGCATTATAATAAAAGTT
Coding sequences within:
- the LOC135321568 gene encoding LOW QUALITY PROTEIN: guanylate-binding protein 6-like (The sequence of the model RefSeq protein was modified relative to this genomic sequence to represent the inferred CDS: inserted 1 base in 1 codon), whose amino-acid sequence is MASRPKMMDPICLLESVKVLSVNQKSLQILGEISLPVLVVAIVGPYHTGKSYFMNHLAGQNHEFIWTVWDFTLELQLCGQPITEDEYLENALKLIPGIRLENSAAIQKADNHYSEQIAQRVSFPTDMLQELLEVHAACEREAPAVFMEHSFKEDKQEFQRNLVEIIKNKKDDFLMQNEETLIKYCQTKLDQLSKTLIKSISAGTFSVPGGHELYRKAKEIIEKENYQVPMKGVKANEFLQRFLQSQMALEXILQADKALTDGEKPKAEEWTWKETAEKEQELLKQKLQEQQQQVAAQKRSLQKHIVQIMEKMVRERENLLREPNKILEHQLKVQEDLCTEGFRKKCEEMSTEINHLGERIVDTKNDDSSLLAQALDNLGKRIASLLPAPANILGNVMKVVSSLFKKK